A window of Tripterygium wilfordii isolate XIE 37 chromosome 7, ASM1340144v1, whole genome shotgun sequence contains these coding sequences:
- the LOC120001939 gene encoding cell division cycle 5-like protein, giving the protein MRIMIKGGVWKNTEDEILKAAVMKYGKNQWARISSLLVRKSAKQCKARWYEWLDPSIKKTEWTREEDEKLLHLAKLMPTQWRTIAPIVGRTPSQCLERYEKLLDAACVKDENYEPGDDPRKLRPGEIDPNPESKPARPDPVDMDEDEKEMLSEARARLANTRGKKAKRKAREKQLEEARRLASLQKRRELKAAGIDNRHRKRKRKGIDYNAEIPFEKKPPPGFFDVADEDRPVEQPKFPTTIEELEGKRRVDIETQLRKQDIAKNKIAQRQDAPSAILQANKMNDPETVRKRSKLMLPSPQISDHELEEIAKMGYASDLLAGSDELTEGSGATRALLADYAQTPRQGMTPLRTPQRTPSGKGDAIMMEAENLARLRESQTPLLGGENPELHPSDFSGVTPKKRDAQTPNPMLTPNPMLTPSATPGGGGLTPRVGMTPRDGYGFGMTPKGTPVRDGLHINEDMDMYDSAKLEQRRQAELKRNLRSGLSNLPQPQNEYQIVIQPPPEDSEEPEEKIEEDMSDRLARERAEEEARQQALLRKRSKVLQRELPRPPAASMELIRSSLLRADGDKSSFVPPTSIEQADEAIRKELLSLLEHDNAKYPLDEKVDKEKKKGARRPANGSAVPVPVIEDFEEEELKEADYLIKEEVQYLRVAMGHENESIDEFAEAHKTCLNDLMYFPTRNAYGLSSVAGNLEKLAALQNEFENLRKRFDADKARGGNLETKLKLYTHGYENRAQKLWSQIRSTLKQMETSGTELECFQALQKQERLAASNRINGLWEEVQKQKELEQTLQMRYGRFVADLERIQPLIDEYRAQAQKEEEVAANGHSIELVEASADQTTVPVSEAVVPKTSDDLEICVSADASQDETSQHQMNVYSEKEQAAVDTTVNPPSHVTTEDGMDGKLLHGHGVPERDSIEVDNLSDEVVKVENRLRIGQLTGDVLTNSEVLKEDAVVEDQQNDLERGSREVSTNSEIGKNDDLTIGDAMQVSNGEDEKVNSA; this is encoded by the exons ATGAGGATTATGATAAAGGGAGGCGTGTGGAAGAACACGGAGGATGAGATCCTGAAGGCGGCGGTGATGAAGTATGGGAAAAACCAATGGGCTCGGATCTCATCGCTTCTCGTTCGCAAATCAGCTAAGCAGTGTAAAGCACGCTGGTACGAGTGGCTCGACCCTTCCATTAAGAAG ACCGAGTGGACAAGAGAGGAGGATGAGAAACTACTTCATCTGGCTAAGCTTATGCCCACACAGTGGAGGACGATTGCACCAATTGTTGGTCGTACTCCATCTCAGTGTCTTGAGAGATATGAGAAACTCCTTGATGCAGCATGTGTTAAAGATGAGAACTATGAACCAGGTGATGACCCACGAAAGTTGCGGCCTGGGGAGATTGATCCAAATCCTGAATCAAAGCCTGCACGTCCTGATCCTGTTGATATGGACGAGGATGAGAAGGAAATGCTTTCGGAAGCACGGGCTCGGCTGGCAAACACTAGGGGAAAAAAGGCAAAAAGGAAAGCCCGCGAGAAGCAGCTTGAAGAGGCAAGGAGACTTGCTTCTTTGCAGAAAAGGAGAGAATTAAAGGCTGCTGGCATTGACAACAGGCATCGGAAGAGGAAAAGGAAGGGAATTGACTACAATGCTGAAATTCCATTTGAGAAGAAGCCGCCTCCTGGTTTTTTTGATGTTGCTGATGAAGACAGGCCTGTGGAGCAGCCTAAGTTTCCAACCACCATCGAAGAACTTGAAGGGAAAAGAAGGGTCGATATTGAAACACAGTTGAGGAAGCAAGATATTGCAAAGAACAAAATCGCACAAAGGCAGGATGCCCCATCTGCTATATTGCAAGCTAACAAGATGAATGATCCTGAAACTGTGAGGAAGCGGTCAAAACTGATGCTTCCTTCTCCACAGATTTCTGACCACGAGTTGGAAGAAATTGCAAAGATGGGTTATGCTAGTGATCTTCTTGCAGGCAGTGATGAGTTAACGGAAGGCAGTGGAGCAACACGTGCTCTTCTTGCAGATTATGCCCAGACACCACGTCAAGGAATGACACCACTAAGAACCCCTCAAAGAACACCTTCTGGTAAGGGTGATGCTATCATGATGGAGGCTGAAAACTTGGCCAGGCTAAGGGAGTCTCAGACACCATTATTAGGAGGGGAGAATCCAGAATTGCACCCTTCAGATTTTTCAGGTGTCACCCCAAAGAAAAGGGATGCTCAAACCCCGAATCCGATGCTCACCCCGAATCCAATGCTCACCCCTTCAGCAACTCCTGGAGGTGGAGGTCTCACCCCTAGGGTGGGCATGACTCCTAGGGATGGCTATGGTTTTGGTATGACGCCAAAAGGAACTCCCGTCAGGGATGGGCTACATATTAATGAAGACATGGATATGTACGATAGTGCGAAACTTGAGCAACGGAGACAAGCCgagttgaaacgtaacttgcGCTCGGGTTTAAGTAATCTTCCACAGCCCCAGAATGAATACCAAATAGTTATCCAACCCCCTCCGGAGGATAGTGAAGAACCTGAGGAGAAGATTGAGGAAGACATGTCTGACCGGCTAGCAAGAGAAAGGGCGGAGGAAGAAGCGCGGCAACAGGCATTACTTCGGAAGAGATCAAAAGTACTGCAGAGGGAGCTTCCTAGACCACCAGCTGCTTCAATGGAATTAATTAGAAGTTCTTTGCTGAGGGCTGATGGAGATAAAAGTTCATTTGTTCCACCTACTTCAATTGAGCAAGCTGATGAAGCAATAAGGAAAGAACTTTTGAGCTTACTAGAGCATGATAATGCGAAGTACCCACTTGACGAAAAGGTTgataaagagaaaaagaaaggtgcTAGGCGGCCTGCCAATGGATCTGCTGTGCCTGTCCCTGTGATTGAAGATTTTGAAGAAGAGGAGCTAAAAGAG GCTGATTATTTGATAAAGGAGGAGGTTCAGTATCTTCGTGTGGCAATGGGGCATGAAAACGAATCCATTGATGAGTTTGCTGAGGCGCATAAAACTTGTTTAAATGACTTGATGTATTTCCCTACTCGCAATGCTTATGGCCTGTCAAGTGTTGCAGGTAACTTAGAGAAGCTTGCAGCCTTGCAGAATGAATTTGAGAATTTGCGCAAGAGGTTTGATGCTGATAAAGCTAGGGGGGGGAACCTTGAGACAAAGCTTAAACTTTACACTCATGGTTATGAG AATCGGGCCCAAAAGCTTTGGTCCCAAATTAGATCAACCTTAAAGCAAATGGAAACATCTGGAACTGAACTGGAGTGCTTTCAAGCCTTACAAAAGCAAGAAAGGTTAGCTGCGTCGAACAGGATAAATGGTCTGTGGGAGGAGGTTCAAAAGCAAAAGGAGCTTGAGCAAACTTTACAAATGCGCTATGGACGTTTTGTAGCTGACCTGGAAAGGATACAACCTCTGATAGATGAGTACAGAGCACAAGcacaaaaggaagaagaggttGCTGCAAATGGTCATTCTATTGAGTTGGTGGAGGCTTCGGCTGATCAAACTACTGTGCCTGTGTCAGAAGCTGTGGTGCCTAAAACCTCTGATGATCTGGAAATCTGTGTGTCAGCTGATGCATCTCAGGACGAAACTTCACAGCATCAAATGAATGTTTATTCTGAAAAAGAGCAGGCAGCAGTCGATACCACTGTTAACCCACCTAGTCATGTGACCACTGAAGATGGAATGGATGGAAAACTGTTGCATGGTCATGGGGTTCCAGAACGAGATTCTATTGAAGTGGATAACCTTTCCGATGAGGTGGTTAAAGTAGAAAACCGGTTGCGCATTGGTCAATTGACTGGTGATGTTCTAACAAATTCTGAGGTGCTCAAGGAGGATGCAGTTGTTGAGGATCAGCAGAATGATTTAGAACGTGGAAGCAGAGAAGTCTCAACCAACAGTGAAATTGGGAAAAATGATGATTTGACAATTGGGGATGCTATGCAGGTTTCCAATGGTGAAGATGAGAAGGTGAATTCAGCGTAG